The following are encoded together in the Theileria orientalis strain Shintoku DNA, chromosome 1, complete genome genome:
- a CDS encoding HR1 rho-binding repeat containing protein yields the protein MIRPSIVSNILKDSNLEENTHKHSKRPLEIFYYNNSFEDVTTSLFYPSLSEQNELKLTKNVKKPKLTNSTLLLDLEYVKKHFTDTKFLITPSEIGLDYMDESLSLFEDCLNSLPNFKVIDNNVTDAVSYFNNLVESFFLYLENENVEMDYEQDNIEDFPKEDQNNLTSIEFNTKEDRPVMVQLFLSTILAYNWSLKLFEHTQTALEISKWNLSECETNKILEAALGLREANRNYVFYNTVSQTMLNVLKSRETMTNSFIVEFMERVVFLNKIATTEMSYEPLSWNRIRVNFSMPEQTVATDSKTEHEENLNMIRNEMAKRLSGRSKCEYLRREVENANAEMQQMESKNEEVLAKLEALKNQLSELPSTFKFESASVGKMTDSKKLPRKLFDLLTHLNNFAQSNPLREINFKVLKDHNYSFQMVILAPKDLLFPSLEATKFLFPLVFHFYLEEEKLRVKQVNSKMSTSKPVVELVMNRFLGTEEEEDLELGLEEFDDHLSEKFHDTMEKLYKQGKFVRVISTAQEFVWNLYVLESYKSNNKSILSKIMPKELQDRTTHSKYTFKEKNVWKLSNEAASATVQVENVNGTLKFQFTEFEKTGTLENIENSKLVDHLKQKNHEFDVESLAGMAENILDYFSSTRDLINTAVLFESYSVRAAYMKKLMYNVNKPIHITK from the exons atgattagGCCTTCGATTgtttcaaatatattaaaagaTTCAAACTTAGAAGAgaatacacacaaacatTCTAAACGACCCCttgaaatattttattataacaatTCTTTCGAAGATGTTACAACATCTCTGTTCTATCCTTCCTTATCAGAACAGAATGaactaaaattaacgaAAAACGTTAAAAAACCTAAACTTACAAATTCAACTTTACTATTAGATTTGGAATACGTAAAGAAACACTTCACTGATACAAAGTTTCTTATTACACCCTCGGAAATAGGATTGGACTACATGGACGAATCTTTGAGTTTGTTTGAAGATTGCCTTAATTCTTTACCGAATTTCAAGGTCATTGATAACAATGTAACGGACGCGGTATcgtattttaataatttggtCGAATCGTTTTTCCTGTACctggaaaatgaaaatgttGAGATGGATTATGAACAGGATAACATAGAAGACTTTCCGAAGGAGGACCAGAATAACTTGACGAGCATAGAATTTAACACTAAAGAAGACCGACCAGTGATGGTCCAGTTGTTTCTGTCAACAATTTTGGCGTACAACTGGTCACTAAAATTGTTTGAACACACACAAACGGCGCTTGAAATATCCAAATGGAACCTGAGTGAGTGTGAAACCAATAAGATTTTGGAGGCGGCCCTGGGACTGAGAGAAGCAAACAGAAACTATGTGTTTTACAACACAGTATCTCAGACAATGCTGAATGTGTTAAAGAGCAGAGAAACGATGACAAACTCGTTCATAGTGGAGTTTATGGAGAGAGTTGTGTTTCTGAACAAAATAGCGACCACGGAAATG TCGTATGAGCCACTGTCATGGAATAGAATAAGAGTTAACTTTTCTATGCCGGAGCAGACAGTCGCAACAGATTCGAAGACGGAGCACGAAGAAAACCTGAACATGATCAGAAACGAAATGGCGAAAAGACTGTCAGGACGGTCGAAGTGCGAATACCTGAGAAGAGAAGTGGAAAACGCCAACGCGGAAATGCAGCAGATGGAGTCGAAAAACGAAGAGGTGTTGGCGAAGCTGGAGGCTCTGAAGAATCAGTTGAGTGAACTGCCGAGCACGTTCAAGTTTGAGTCGGCGAGCGTCGGGAAAATGACGGACTCGAAGAAGTTGCCGAGGAAGCTGTTTGATCTGCTGACGCACCTGAACAACTTTGCACAATCCAACCCACTTAGAGAGATTAACTTTAAGGTGCTGAAGGACCACAACTACTCGTTTCAAATGGTGATACTGGCACCTAAGGACCTGCTTTTCCCGTCCCTGGAGGCGACTAAGTTTCTGTTTCCACTGGTATTCCACTTTTACCTGGAAGAAGAGAAACTTAGAGTTAAGCAGGTGAACAGTAAGATGTCGACGAG taaaCCTGTGGTGGAGTTGGTGATGAATAGGTTCCTGGGaacagaagaggaggaggattTGGAACTGGGACTGGAAGAGTTCGACGACCACCTGTCGGAAAAGTTTCACGATACCATGGAGAAGTTGTACAAGCAGGGTAAGTTCGTGCGTGTAATTTCCACAGCACAGGAGTTTGTATGGAATCTCTACGTCCTCGAGAGTTACAAGTCAAACAACAAATCGATTCTGTCGAAAATAATGCCGAAGGAGCTTCAAGATAGGACGACGCACTCtaagtacacatttaaggAG AAGAACGTTTGGAAACTGTCGAACGAAGCGGCCTCGGCCACCGTCCAAGTTGAGAATGTAAACGGGACCCTTAAGTTTCAGTTCACAGAATTTGAGAAGACAGGAACCCTGGAAAACATAGAGAATTCAAAATTGGTGGACCATTTGAAGCAAAAAAATCATGAATTTGACGTGGAG AGCTTGGCTGGAATGGCCGAAAACATACTTGATTACTTTAGCTCCACACGTGACCTCATTAACACTGCAGTGTTGTTTGAGTCATATTCGGTAAGAGCAGCTTATATGAAAAAACTTATGTACAATGTTAATAAACCAATTCACATAACTAAATAA